GCTCGGGGCCGTCGCCCAGGATCTCGAGCGTGGCGGCCCCGGCGCGCAGCAGCGGCGCCGCCGCTTCGAGCAGCATGTCGGCGCCCTTGTACGGCACGAGGCGCCCCACGAACGCGAGGCGGATCGGGCGCGCGGCCCTGTGCGTGCGGCGCGCGGTGAACCGCGCCGGGTCGATGCCGTTCTCCGGCACGTAGAGGAGCTTTCCGGCACAGCTCACCGGCATGTCGTCCCAGGTCGCGCGCGAGGCGACCACGATCGCCGACGCGTTTGCGCGCGTGCCGCGGTAGCCCGGCAGGAGCTTGTACACGGCTCGCACGTAGCTCAGCCACTCCCGCTCGCGCCGCCGCGCGTACTCGAAGCCCGGAGGCCAGGGCGTGCCGCCGTTCAGCGGACCGATCACGAAGGGCACACCGGCTCGGCGACAGCGCGCTGCGATCGAGCTCGGAGTCGTGGGCGAGAGCGGAGTCACTCGATGGACGAGGTCGAACTCTCTGGCCGCGAGCGCGGATCCGAACTGCTTCCAGACCCGGTGCTCGAAGTAGTAGTAAGCCGGCGTGTTGAGGGCGGCCAGGGTAGTCCAGCCCTTGCCTTCCCCGCCGCGCATGCGCTCCGAGAGGCGGTACAGGCCGCGCGCGAGCTGCTCCGTGTCGAGCGCGGTGAAGTCCTTGCCCTCGCGCCAGCCGGCGCGCTCGATCGCGGCGCGGTTGCGCACCTGTGTGACCACGTGAACGTCCGCGACCTCGCGCAGCGCCGCGGCGAGCTGCCAGCCCACCAGGGGCACGCTGACCCACTCGGGATTGGCCGCCTCGGCGATCACCAGCACCCGGTGGCGGCCTGCGGGCTGCTTCATGAGTGCGATCTCCCCGTTTCAGCAGCGCGCCGAAATTGCCGTTTCGTGTGGGGGGCCGCACGAGCTCGCGTTCCGGTCGATCGGACGGCACCCTTTGATACGGTATCGGTCCAATGATTCGCAGTCTCGACACGCGCGCCTTGAATGCGGCCTTCCGCAGCGCCCGCCCGTTCCCGTCGATCTGCATCGACGACCTCTTCGACCGGGATTTCGCGCTCGAGGTGGCGCGCTCCTATGCCCGGGCCGGCGCCGCGAGCCGCACGTTCGACGGGGTGAACGAGAAACGCAAGAGCCAGATCGTCGACCCCGCGCTCTTCCCGCCTCCGGTGGCGCGGCTCGCGCAGTACTGCAGCAGCCCCGAGTTCCGCCAGGTGCTGTCCGAGATCACGGGCATCCCGGACCTGCTCTGGGACCCGAAGTTCGTCGGCGGGGGCATGCACCAGACCGCGGCTCACGGCTGGCTCGACGTGCACGTGGACTTCAACCGGCTGGAGGGCACGGGCTGGTACCGGCGCGTCAACCTGCTTCTGTATCTCAACGAGGAATGGCGCGACGAGTGGGGCGGGAAGCTCGAGCTCTGGGACCGCGAGGTGCGCCACTGCGTGCACTCGTACGCGCCGACACTGAACCGTTGCGTGATCTTCGCCACCAGCGACGCGAGCTTCCACGGAGTCACCGCTTGCACCTGCCCGCCCGAGGTCGTGCGCCGCTCCTTCGCGCTCTACTACTACACGCGCGAGGCGCCCGCGGGGGCCTCGCACGAGCACACCACGATCTTCCGCGCGCGGCCGCACGAGCACATGAAGCGCTACGTGCTGATGCCGGCCGAGCGCATGAAGCGGGCCGTACGCAGCCTGCGCTCCGAAGCGGGCAAGCTGGCGAAACGCGCGCTCGGCCGCGGCTGACCCCGCGCTACAGCGCGAGCCGGTGCTGTCGGCACCAGCGCAACAACACGAACAGCGCCCACACGCGCGACCAGTAGACGCCGCGCGAGCCGGCCTGGAAGGCCGCCCAGAGCCGGGCGACGACGCGCGGGTCCAGCCCGAGGCTGCGACACGTTTCCGTGTCGCCCAGCGTCTCGGCGACCTGGCCGCTCAAATGCCGGCGGCACCACACGCCGATCGGCAGCACGAAGCCCCTCTTGGGCCGCTCGAACAGCGCCGGGTCCAGGCCCTCGAGCCCGAGCGTGCGCAGGAGCTGCTTGCGGCCCAGCGGCGCGAAGCGCGTGGCGGGCTCGAGCGCGAGTGTCTCCTCGACCACTCGATGGTCGACCAACGGCACGCGCACCTCGAGTGCCACCGCCATGCTCGCGGTGTCGGTGTCGCGCAGGAGTCTCTCGCCCAGGAACAGCGCCAGCTCGTAGAGCGAGATGCCGTGCAGCTCGACGTGCGAGCCGGCGCGGGCGCGCAGCTCGACCGCGCGCTCGGGCGGCAGCCCGAACTCGGTCCGGCCCAGCGACGGATACAGTGACTGAAGGAAGCTCGGCGTGAAGAGCGCGTAGGCGAGCTGGTACAGCTGGAGCAGGTCGCCGCGCGCGCACAGCGCGTCGCCGAGCTTGCCCCAACGCGTCTGCGCGGGCACGCCCGCCGCGGAGTTGCGCAGCAGGGCGTTGACCGCGCTGGAGCCGCCGCGCAGCAGTCCGTCGGGCAGCGCAGCCAGCGCGCGGCCCGCCGCCGCGACGCGCGGCAGGTCCCGGAAGCTGGCGTAGCCGCCGAACAGCTCGTCGCCTCCGGTTCCCGCCAGCGCCACGGTGATTCCGGCCTCGCGCACCGCGCGACTCACGAAGTAGGTGTTCAAGGCGTCGAAGGTCGGCTGGTCGATGCAGCCGAGCGCATCGCCCAGCTGGCTCCGGAAGTCACTCTCGGTGAGCTTGATCTCGGTGTGCTCGGTGCCGATCGCCGCGGCAACGGCGCGCGCGTGTGGCGCCTCGTCGAACTCCGCCTCCGCGAAGCCGATGTTGAAGGTGCGGACCGAGCCGCGAGTGCTGCGCGCGGCGAGCGCCGTCATGGCGCTCGAGTCCACGCCACCCGAAAGGAAGACGCCGAGCGGCACGTCGGCGATCTGGTGGATGCGCATCGCTTCCAGCAGCTCGGCGCGCAGTCTTCCCGGGTCGCGCGAGTCACCGGGCGTGGCACTCGGTGCCCAGAAGGTCACGCCGGGCCCCGTGCGCGCGTCGAGGTCGACGTCGAGCGAGGCACCCGCCGGCAGGAGGCCGACGCCCGCCACGAAGGTGCGCGGTCCAACGCTGAAGCCGTTCCACAGGAAGCTCTCGAGCGCCACTGGATCGATCCGCCGCTCCACGAGCCCGCTCGCGAGCAGCGCGCGCACTTCGGACGCGAACAACAGCGCGCGCCGGCCGCCGCGCTCGCACACCGTCCAGTAGAGCGGCTTGATGCCGACCCGGTCGCGCGCGAGCAGCACGCGCCGCGTCCGCGGGTTCCACCAGGCGAACGCGAACATGCCGCGCAGCGCGTCGAGTGCCCGAGCGCCGCGGCTCATGCAAGCCTTCAGCAGCACCTCGGTGTCGGACTGAGTGC
The nucleotide sequence above comes from Myxococcota bacterium. Encoded proteins:
- a CDS encoding 2OG-Fe(II) oxygenase yields the protein MIRSLDTRALNAAFRSARPFPSICIDDLFDRDFALEVARSYARAGAASRTFDGVNEKRKSQIVDPALFPPPVARLAQYCSSPEFRQVLSEITGIPDLLWDPKFVGGGMHQTAAHGWLDVHVDFNRLEGTGWYRRVNLLLYLNEEWRDEWGGKLELWDREVRHCVHSYAPTLNRCVIFATSDASFHGVTACTCPPEVVRRSFALYYYTREAPAGASHEHTTIFRARPHEHMKRYVLMPAERMKRAVRSLRSEAGKLAKRALGRG
- a CDS encoding glycosyltransferase family 4 protein codes for the protein MKQPAGRHRVLVIAEAANPEWVSVPLVGWQLAAALREVADVHVVTQVRNRAAIERAGWREGKDFTALDTEQLARGLYRLSERMRGGEGKGWTTLAALNTPAYYYFEHRVWKQFGSALAAREFDLVHRVTPLSPTTPSSIAARCRRAGVPFVIGPLNGGTPWPPGFEYARRREREWLSYVRAVYKLLPGYRGTRANASAIVVASRATWDDMPVSCAGKLLYVPENGIDPARFTARRTHRAARPIRLAFVGRLVPYKGADMLLEAAAPLLRAGAATLEILGDGPERAALERQIAELGIASSARLAGWIEHRELQHHLAQADVFAFPSIREFGGGVVLEAMAVGLVPVVVDYGGPGELVTRDSGVAVPIGSRSQVIERMRDALTELAARPERIDALSARAIERVEREFTWARKAEQMAAVYDWVLGKCGKPELALPAGH
- the asnB gene encoding asparagine synthase (glutamine-hydrolyzing); translated protein: TQSDTEVLLKACMSRGARALDALRGMFAFAWWNPRTRRVLLARDRVGIKPLYWTVCERGGRRALLFASEVRALLASGLVERRIDPVALESFLWNGFSVGPRTFVAGVGLLPAGASLDVDLDARTGPGVTFWAPSATPGDSRDPGRLRAELLEAMRIHQIADVPLGVFLSGGVDSSAMTALAARSTRGSVRTFNIGFAEAEFDEAPHARAVAAAIGTEHTEIKLTESDFRSQLGDALGCIDQPTFDALNTYFVSRAVREAGITVALAGTGGDELFGGYASFRDLPRVAAAGRALAALPDGLLRGGSSAVNALLRNSAAGVPAQTRWGKLGDALCARGDLLQLYQLAYALFTPSFLQSLYPSLGRTEFGLPPERAVELRARAGSHVELHGISLYELALFLGERLLRDTDTASMAVALEVRVPLVDHRVVEETLALEPATRFAPLGRKQLLRTLGLEGLDPALFERPKRGFVLPIGVWCRRHLSGQVAETLGDTETCRSLGLDPRVVARLWAAFQAGSRGVYWSRVWALFVLLRWCRQHRLAL